One window of the Diospyros lotus cultivar Yz01 chromosome 12, ASM1463336v1, whole genome shotgun sequence genome contains the following:
- the LOC127787054 gene encoding LOW QUALITY PROTEIN: GATA transcription factor 12-like (The sequence of the model RefSeq protein was modified relative to this genomic sequence to represent the inferred CDS: deleted 2 bases in 2 codons), whose product MENPEFFEGGYYNAAQFKPERLHSDTKSAGDHFIVEDLLEFPNDDAVAADYGFNSSTVTGTGTSTVTALDSCNSSFSSSEPHFLADVGCRGFADAQFSGDLCVPHDELAELEWLSNFVEESFSCEDLQKLQLISGIKARPNDTSETHEFQAEANQINPMYRPEVSVPGKARSKRSRATPCNWTSRLLVLSPSSTEGPDSTETDIKKTPKPKKKEGGDNNTTSTGGEGRKCLHCATDKTPQWRTGPMGPKTLCNACGVRYKSGRLVPEYRPAASPTFVLTKHSNSHRKVMELRRQKELKRAQQQQLIHQNLMFDHHISDGDDYLIHQAVGPDFRQMI is encoded by the exons ATGGAAAATCCGGAGTTCTTCGAAGGAGGTTACTACAACGCCGCCCAATTCAAGCCCGAGAGGCTCCACTCTGACACCAAGTCCGCCGGCGACCACTTCATAGTCGAAGACCTCCTCGAATTCCCCAACGACGACGCCGTTGCCGCCGACTACGGCTTCAACTCCTCCACTGTCACCGGCACCGGCACCTCCACTGTCACCGCCCTAGACAGCTGCAACTCCTCCTTCTCCAGCAGCGAACCTCACTTTCTCGCCGACGTTGGTTGCCGAGGCTTCGCCGACGCTCAATTCTCAGGCGACCTATGCGTCCCg CATGACGAATTAGCTGAGCTCGAATGGCTCTCGAATTTCGTTGAAGAATCATTTTCATGCGAGGACTTGCAGAAGCTGCAGCTGATTTCCGGCATAAAAGCCCGGCCAAATGACACGTCGGAAACCCATGAATTCCAAGCGGAAGCAAACCAAATCAATCCCATGTATCGCCCGGAAGTGTCGGTGCCCGGCAAAGCGCGTAGCAAACGCTCACGCGCCACCCCATGCAACTGGACATCTCGCCTCTTGGTCCTCTCTCCGTCGTCCACGGAGGGCCCCGAC TCCACCGAGACCGACATTAAGAAAACCCCGaaaccaaagaagaaagagGGCGGAGATAATAACACGACGTCGACTGGCGGCGAGGGGAGAAAGTGCCTGCATTGCGCCACCGACAAGACGCCGCAGTGGCGGACGGGGCCCATGGGACCGAAGACGCTTTGCAATGCTTGTGGCGTTCGGTACAAGTCGGGGCGGCTGGTGCCGGAGTACCGGCCGGCGGCTAGCCCGACGTTTGTGCTAACGAAGCACTCGAATTCTCACCGGAAAGTGATGGAGCTGCGGCGGCAGAAGGAGCTT AAGAGGGCGCAGCAGCAGCAGTTGATTCATCAGAACTTGATGTTTGATCATCACATATCGGACGGCGATGATTACTTGATACACCAGGCCGTGGGGCCCGATTTCCGCCAAATGATCTAG